CCGGCGTATTTGCGCGCACCGGCACTGGCCTGCAGGATCACCGGCGCGTCGCAGGCCTCGGCGGCCTGCAGGATGGCCTGGATCTGCTCCATGTTGTTGACGTTGAAGGCGGGCACGCCGTAGTCGTGCTCGGCGGCATCGTCGAGCAGTTGGCGCAGCGAGATCAGGGGCATGTGGGTCTCCTTGTTTCAGGCGGGTGGATCAATGAAGCGAATCGGCGGCCCTGCCATGGCCTGGGCCTGGCCTGGCTAGTGCGCCGCGCGCCCTGGCCGGCCCGGCCCGGCTAGTGCGCCGCGCGCTCGGCCAGCACCGCCAGCGCCGGCAGGGGCCGGCCTTCGAGCATTTCGAGAAAGGCGCCGCCGCCGGTGGAGATGTAGTCCACCTGGCCGGCAATGCCGAAGCGGGCAATGGCCGCCAGCGTGTCGCCGCCACCGGCCAGGCTGTAGGCCGGGCTGCGCGCAATGGCCTGGGCGATGGCCGCGGTGCCGTGCGAGAAGGCCTCGAACTCGAACACGCCCACCGGGCCGTTCCAGACGATGGTGCCGGCCGCCTGCAGCTGCTCGGCCAGCATGGCGGCGCTGCGCGGGCCGATGTCGAGGATCAGGTCGTCGCTGGCCACCTCGGCGGCGGCCTTGACGGTGGCCGGCGCATCGGCGGCAAAGCGCCGGGCGCAGACCACGTCCAGCGGGATCGGCACCGCCGCGCCTCGGGCGGCCATGGCCGCCATCACCGCGCGGGCCTCGCCCACCAGCTCGGGCTCGGCCAGGCTCTTGCCGATGGGCAGGCCGGCCGCCAGCATGAAGGTGTTGGCAATGCCGCCGCCGACGATCAGCCCGTCCACCTGCTCGGCCAGGCGGCGCAGGATGCTGAGCTTGGTGCTGACCTTGCTGCCGGCCACGATGGCCACCAGCGGCCGCCGGGGCCGGCTCAGCGCCCGGGTGATGGCCTCGACCTCGGCCGCCAGCAGCGGGCCGGCGCAGGCAATCGGTGCCTGGCGCGCCAGGCCATGGGTGCTGGCCTCGGCCCGGTGGGCGGTGCCGAAGGCATCGTTCACATACACATCGCACAGCGCGGCCATGCGGCGGGCCAGCGCGGGGTCGTCGGCCTTTTCGCCCGGGTTGACGCGGCAGTTCTCCAGCATCACCACCTGGCCCGGCGCCACGGTCACGCCGTCCAGCCAGTGGCTGCGCAGCGGCACCTCGCGGCCCAGCAGCTCGGCCAGGCGCCGGGCCACCGGCGCCAGCGAGTCCTCGGCGCGCAGCTGGCCCTCCTGGGGCCGGCCCAGGTGACTGGTGACCATCACCGCGGCGCCGGCCTTCAGCGCCATCTGGATGCAGGGCAGCGCGGCGCGGATGCGGGTGTCTTCGGTGATGCGGCTCTCGGCGTCCTGCGGCACGTTCAGGTCGGCACGGATGAACACCCGCTTGCCGGCCGCAAAGCCCGAATCGATCACCTTGCTGAAGTGCAGCATCCTCATCGCGCCGCACCCGGCCGGTCGGCGCCGATCACGCGCACCATCTCGAGCACCTTGTTCGAGTAGCCCCACTCGTTGTCGTACCAGTTCACCACCTTGACGAAGGTCTTGTCCAGCGCAATGCCGGCCTCGGCGTCGAACACGCTGGTGCAGCTTTCACCGCGGAAGTCGGTGGCCACCACCTTGTCCTCGGTGTAGCCGAGCACGCCCTTCATGGCACCTTCACTGGCCGCCTTCATCGCGGCGCAGATCTCGGCGTAGCTGGCTTCCTTCTCCAGCTCGACGGTCAGGTCGACCACGCTCACGTCGCTGGTCGGCACGCGGAAGGCCATGCCGGTGAGCTTCTTGTTCAGCTCGGGGATCACCACGCCCACCGCCTTGGCCGCGCCGGTGCTGCTGGGGATGATGTTCTCGAGGATGCCGCGGCCGCCGCGCCAGTCCTTGTTGCTGGGGCCGTCCACGGTCTTTTGCGTGGCGGTGGCGGCGTGCACCGTGGTCATCAGGCCGCGCTTGATGCCCCAGGTGTCGTTCAGCACCTTGGCCACCGGTGCCAGGCAGTTGGTGGTGCAGCTGGCGTTGCTGATGATGGCCTGGCCGGCATAGCTCTGGTGATTGACGCCGTAGACGAACATCGGCGTGTCGTCCTTGCTGGGCGCCGAGAAGACCACCTTCTTGGCACCGGCGGCCAGGTGCTTCTCGCCAGCGTCCTTGGTCAGGAACAGGCCGGTGGCCTCGACCACGATGTCGGCGCCGATCTCGCCCCACTTCAGCTCGGCGGGGTCCTTCACGGCCGTCAGGCGGATCTTGTTGCCGTTGACGATCAGGTGGTTGCCCTCCACCGACACCTCGCCCTTGAAGCGGCCGTGCACGCTGTCGTACTTGAGCATGTAGGCCAGGTAGTCGGGCTCCAGCAGGTCGTTGATGCCGACCACCTGGATGTCGGAGAAGTTGGCGATGGCGGCACGGAACACCATGCGCCCGATGCGGCCGAAACCGTTGATGCCGATGCGAAGAGTCATTGAACTGCCTTGGGTTTCTGGGGCGGCCGGCCTGCTGGCCGTGCCGGTAAATCGCCTGCTCAGACGATGGCCACGCGCTGGGCGGGCAGGGGTTGAAAATCGTCGAAGTGCTCGATCACGCCATCGGGCGCATCGGGCCCGCCCGGCGGGTGGTTGAACACGCCTTGCGGGTAGCCGTGGCGCACCAGCCAGATGCCGATGCCGGCGGCGCGCGCGGTCTGCAGATCGGTGAGCGAGTCGCCGACCAGCAGGCACTCGTGCGGCTCGGCCTGCAGCGCGGCCAGCGCGTGCTGCACCATGCCGGGATGCGGCTTCTTGACCGACAAGGTGTCGCCGGCCACCAGCAGCTCGAAGGCGTCGGCCAGGTCGTGGCGGGCCAGCAGGCGGTGGGCGAAGTTGGCCTCCTTGTTGGTCAGCACGGCCAGGCGCAGGCCCTGCGCACGCAGCCGGGCCAGCAGCGGCCGCACGCCCTCGAACACCGTGCTGCGCGAGCCGCAGCAATCGGCATAGTCCCAGGCAAATTCGTGCCAGGCGTTCAGCGCCACCGCTGGCGGCGCGCCGGCCTGGCTGAGCGCCTTGGCCAGCAGCGCCCGCGCGCCATCGCCGATCCAGCCGCGCACGGCGGCCTCATCCACCGCCGGCAGGCCGGCGCGGCGCAGGGTGCGGTTCAGGGCATCGGCCAGCTCGGGCGCGGTGTCGATCAGCGTGCCGTCCAGATCGAACAGGATGACCTTCATGTCGGCTGGCCTCCGCCAACACCGCGCCAGGCCGGCGCCACCAGCCAGCGGCAAGGCGGCCTCATGCCGCCACCCGCGCGGCCACGGCCACACGCTGGCGCACCGCGGCCATCACGCGCTCGACGGTGAAGCCGAAATGCGCCATCAGCTGCGGCCCCGGGGCCGAGGCGCCGAAACGCTCGATGCCGATCACCGCGCCGGCGCGGCCGGTGTAGCGGCGCCAGCCGTCGGGGTGGCCGGCCTCCACCGCCACCACCGGCAGCGTGGGCGGCAGCACGGTGTCGCACCAGCCATCGCCCTGCGCATCAAAGCGCTGGGTGCAGGGCATGGACACCACGCGCACGGCCAGGCCTTCTTCGGCCATCAGCCGGGCCTGGGCCTCGAGCGCCAGCGCCACCTCGCTGCCGGTGGCCAGGATCACGGCGCGCGGCCGCAGCCCGCCCATGGCGCCCTGCCGCGGGTCGGCCGGCGCCTCGCGCAGCACATAGCCGCCGCGCACGATGTCGGCGCGCTGCGCCGGCGTGGCCACGCCCGGCAGGGCCTGGCGCGACAGCACCAGCGCGCTGGGCCCGTCGGCACGCGCCAGCGCCTCGGTCCAGGCCACGGCGGTTTCCACGCCATCGGCCGGCCGCCACACATCCAGGCCCGGAATCAGGCGCAGCGAGGCGATGTGCTCGATGGGCTGGTGGGTGGGCCCGTCCTCGCCCACGCCGATGGAGTCGTGCGTGAACACCTGCACCACGCGCTGGCGCATCAGCGCGGCCATGCGGATGGCGTTGCGGCTGTAGTCGCTGAAGGTGAGAAACGTGCCGCCGTAGGGCACGAAGCCGCCGTGCAGCGCCACGCCGTTGAGCGCGGCGGCCATGCCGAACTCGCGCACGCCCCAGCTCAGGTAGTTGCCGGCACGGCCGGGGCCGGCCTTGCGGTGGCCCTTGAAGTCGGTGAGGTTCGAGCCGGTGAGATCGGCCGAGCCGCCCAGCAGTTCGGGCAGGCCGGGCGCCAGGGCATCCAGCGCCAGCTGCGAGGCGCGGCGCGTGGCCATGGGCTTGGCATTGGCCTCGGCCAGCGCCTGCACGGCGGCAGCGGCATGGTGCTCGAAATCGAGCGGCAGCGCGCGCTGCTGGCGGCGGCGGAAGTCGGCCGCCAGGGCCGGGTGGGCCTGGGCGTAGGCCGCGAACAGGCCTTGCCACTGCGCATGGCGCTGCGCGCCGGCGGGGCGCGCATCCCAGGCCTGGGCCAGCGCGGGCGGCACCTCAAAGGGCGGTGCAGACCAGTCGAGCGCAGCGCGCAGCGCGGCCACGCCGGCCGCGCCCAGCGGCGCACCATGCACCTCGGCCGTGCCCTCGTGGCCGATGGCCCCCTTGCCGATGGTGGTGCGACAGACGATCAACGTGGGCCGTGCGCCGGGCTGGCGCGCCTGGGCCCGGGCCTGGGCCAAGGCCGCGTCCAGCGCGGCCGGGTCGTGGCCATCGAGCGGGCCGATGACCTGCCAGCCGCAGGCCCGAAAGCGCGCCGGCGTGTCGTCGGCAAACCACTCGCCCACGGCGCCGTCGATGCTGATGCCGTTGTCGTCGTACAGCGCGATCAGCTTGCCTAAGCCCAGCGTGCCGGCCAGCGAGATGGCCTCCTGGCTGATGCCCTCCATCAGGCAGCCATCGCCCAGCGCCACCCAGGTGAGGTGGTCGACGATGGCAAAGCCCTCGCGGTTGAACTCGGCCGCCAGCAGCGATTCGGCCAGCGCCATGCCCACGGCGTTGGCCAGGCCCTGGCCCAGCGGGCCGGTGGTGGTTTCGACGCCCGGCGTGTGGCCCACCTCGGGGTGGCCGGGCGTCTTGCTGTCGAGCTGGCGAAAGCGCTTGAGCTCGTCCATCGGCAGCGCGTAGCCGCTCAGGTGCAGCAGGCCGTACAGCAGCATCGAGGCATGGCCGTTGCTGAGCACGAAGCGGTCGCGGTCGGGCCACTGCGGTTCGGCCGGGTGGTGCCGCAGGTGGCGGTGCCAAAGCACGGTGGCAAAGTCGGCCATGCCCAGCGGCGCGCCGGGGTGGCCGCTGTTGGCCTGCTGCACCGCATCGGCGGCCAGCATGCGCAGCGCGTTGGCCATGCGCCGCAGCTGCGCGGCGTCGGCGGCAGCCGGGGCGGCCAGGGGTTCGGGGGCATTCATGGGGTGCGTCTCCTCGGCGGCTTGCCGCTCACATCGAACGTTTTTTCTGATCCATCAGGCGCAGGATCATGGGCGTGAAGATCAGCTGCATCGCCAGGCCCATCTTTCCGCCCGGCACGACGATGGAGTTGGGCCGCGTCATCCACGAGCCATGCAGCATGGCCATCAGGTACGAAAAATCGATGCCCTTGGGCCGGGCAAAGCGGATCACCACCATGCTCTCGTCGGCGGTGGGGATGTCCTTGGCGATGAACGGGTTGCTGGTATCCACCGTGGGCACGCGCTGGAAGTTGACATGCGTGCGGCTGAACTGCGGGCACAGGTGGTTCACGTAGTCGGGCATGCGGCGCAGGATGGTGTCGACCACCGCCTCCTGGCTGTAGCCGCGCAGGGTCTGGTCGCGGTGCAGCTTCTGGATCCACTCGAGGTTGATGATCGGCACCACGCCCACCAGCAGGTCGACATGGCGGGCCACGTCCACGCCGGCATGCTCGCCCTGCCCCACGTAGCCGCCATGCAGGCCCTCGTAGAACAGCAGATCGCTGCCGGGCGCCATGTCGAGCCAGGGCGTGAAGCTGCCCGGCTCGCCGCCCAGCGTCTTGGCCTCGTCGGCGTCGTGGATGTACTTGCGCACCTGGCCGCCGCCGGTCTCGGCGTAACGCGCAAACGTGGCGTCCAGCTCGGCCAGCAGATTGCTCTCGGGCCCGAAGTGGCTGATGCGCGGGCCTTCGCCCGCGTCGGCGGCGCGCACCCGGGCCCGCATCTCGTGGCGGTCAAAGCGGTGAAAGCTGTCGCCCTCCACCACCTGGGCCTGGATGCCCTCGCGGCGGAAGATGTGGGCAAAGCTCTTCATCACCGTGGTGGTGCCGGCGCCGCTGCTGCCGGTGATGGCGATGATGGGGTGTCGTTGACTCATTTCTGCCCCTGGTCGATTGGGTACAAACGCCGGTCCCCCGAGGGGACGCCGGCCGGCATGGGAGCGGCCCGGCACTCGGCCGGCCCGCCTTCGATCCACAGCTTCGCGCTCACTGGACTCCCCTGCGCGCGGTGCGCTGCGGGATTCGCGCTTGGGAGCGGCCCGGCGCGCTCATGCCGGCTGCTGCGCGCGGTACAGCGAGCGCTCGTTGAACAGCGGCGACTCGAAGGGCTGATCGCCGCCGCTGTCGTGCTCGAGGTGGTAGCGCTCCAGGCGCTCGACCTCGCCGCGCGTGCCCAGGATCAACGGCACGCGCTGGTGCAGGGCCTCGGGCGCCAGGTCGAGGATGCGCGCCCGCCCGGTGCTGGCCAGGCCGCCGGCCTGCTCGATCAGCCAGGCCATCGGGTTGGCCTCGTACATCAGGCGCAGGCGGCCGGGCTTGGCCGCGTCCTTGGTGTCCCTGGGGTAGAGAAACACGCCGCCACGCATCAGGATGCGGTGGGTTTCGGCCACCACGCAGGCGATCCAGCGGGTGTTGAAGTCGCGCCCGCGCGGGCCGGCGCGGCCGGCCTGGCATTCGCCGATGTAGCGCACCACCGGCGGCTCCCAGAAGCGGGCATTGCTGGCATTGATGGCGAACTCGCTGGTCTCGGCCGGGATCTGCAGATCGGGGTGGGTGAGGATGAAGTTGCCGATCTCGCGGTCGAGCGTGAAGCCGTGCGTGCCGCGGCCCACGGTCAGCACCAGCATCGTGGCCGGGCCGTAGATGGCATAGCCCGCGGCCACCTGCTGGCGGCCGGGCTGCAGGTAGTCGGCCACCTGCGGCGCCTCGGGGCGCTGGTGGCGCAGCACCGAGAAGATGCTGCCCACCGAGGCATTGACATCGGTGTTCGACGAGCCGTCGAGCGGGTCGTACACCAGCAGAAAGCGGCCCCGCGTGAACTCGCCCGGAATGGCCAGCGGCGCCTCGTGCTCCTCGCTGGCCAGGCCGGCCAGCAGGCCGCCCCACTCGCAGCTGCGCACGATGGCCTCGTCGGCCAGCACGTCGAGCTTCTTCTGCTGCTCGCCCTGCACGTTCTCGTTGTCCAGCGCGCCCAGGTAGGCGCCCAGCGCGCCCTTGGCGGTCATCGCGGCGATGGCCTTCACGGCGGCGGCCACATCAACCAGCAGCGCGCCAAGATCGCTGGCGTCGGGCATGCCGGCCAGCTGCTGGATCAGAAACTTCGACAAGGTGGTGCGGCCGAGGTGCATGGGTTCTCCTTGGAACGGCAGGCGCGGGTGATCAGGCGGAAGGGGATGGCGCGGCGCCGTCGAACACGCGGCTGGCGCGGATGTCGGCCGCGCTGAGCGTGCTCAGCGCGTCGCGG
The genomic region above belongs to Aquabacterium sp. OR-4 and contains:
- the tkt gene encoding transketolase gives rise to the protein MNAPEPLAAPAAADAAQLRRMANALRMLAADAVQQANSGHPGAPLGMADFATVLWHRHLRHHPAEPQWPDRDRFVLSNGHASMLLYGLLHLSGYALPMDELKRFRQLDSKTPGHPEVGHTPGVETTTGPLGQGLANAVGMALAESLLAAEFNREGFAIVDHLTWVALGDGCLMEGISQEAISLAGTLGLGKLIALYDDNGISIDGAVGEWFADDTPARFRACGWQVIGPLDGHDPAALDAALAQARAQARQPGARPTLIVCRTTIGKGAIGHEGTAEVHGAPLGAAGVAALRAALDWSAPPFEVPPALAQAWDARPAGAQRHAQWQGLFAAYAQAHPALAADFRRRQQRALPLDFEHHAAAAVQALAEANAKPMATRRASQLALDALAPGLPELLGGSADLTGSNLTDFKGHRKAGPGRAGNYLSWGVREFGMAAALNGVALHGGFVPYGGTFLTFSDYSRNAIRMAALMRQRVVQVFTHDSIGVGEDGPTHQPIEHIASLRLIPGLDVWRPADGVETAVAWTEALARADGPSALVLSRQALPGVATPAQRADIVRGGYVLREAPADPRQGAMGGLRPRAVILATGSEVALALEAQARLMAEEGLAVRVVSMPCTQRFDAQGDGWCDTVLPPTLPVVAVEAGHPDGWRRYTGRAGAVIGIERFGASAPGPQLMAHFGFTVERVMAAVRQRVAVAARVAA
- the gap gene encoding type I glyceraldehyde-3-phosphate dehydrogenase, with product MTLRIGINGFGRIGRMVFRAAIANFSDIQVVGINDLLEPDYLAYMLKYDSVHGRFKGEVSVEGNHLIVNGNKIRLTAVKDPAELKWGEIGADIVVEATGLFLTKDAGEKHLAAGAKKVVFSAPSKDDTPMFVYGVNHQSYAGQAIISNASCTTNCLAPVAKVLNDTWGIKRGLMTTVHAATATQKTVDGPSNKDWRGGRGILENIIPSSTGAAKAVGVVIPELNKKLTGMAFRVPTSDVSVVDLTVELEKEASYAEICAAMKAASEGAMKGVLGYTEDKVVATDFRGESCTSVFDAEAGIALDKTFVKVVNWYDNEWGYSNKVLEMVRVIGADRPGAAR
- a CDS encoding phosphoglycerate kinase, whose amino-acid sequence is MRMLHFSKVIDSGFAAGKRVFIRADLNVPQDAESRITEDTRIRAALPCIQMALKAGAAVMVTSHLGRPQEGQLRAEDSLAPVARRLAELLGREVPLRSHWLDGVTVAPGQVVMLENCRVNPGEKADDPALARRMAALCDVYVNDAFGTAHRAEASTHGLARQAPIACAGPLLAAEVEAITRALSRPRRPLVAIVAGSKVSTKLSILRRLAEQVDGLIVGGGIANTFMLAAGLPIGKSLAEPELVGEARAVMAAMAARGAAVPIPLDVVCARRFAADAPATVKAAAEVASDDLILDIGPRSAAMLAEQLQAAGTIVWNGPVGVFEFEAFSHGTAAIAQAIARSPAYSLAGGGDTLAAIARFGIAGQVDYISTGGGAFLEMLEGRPLPALAVLAERAAH
- a CDS encoding HAD-IIIA family hydrolase, which codes for MKVILFDLDGTLIDTAPELADALNRTLRRAGLPAVDEAAVRGWIGDGARALLAKALSQAGAPPAVALNAWHEFAWDYADCCGSRSTVFEGVRPLLARLRAQGLRLAVLTNKEANFAHRLLARHDLADAFELLVAGDTLSVKKPHPGMVQHALAALQAEPHECLLVGDSLTDLQTARAAGIGIWLVRHGYPQGVFNHPPGGPDAPDGVIEHFDDFQPLPAQRVAIV
- a CDS encoding class 1 fructose-bisphosphatase, translating into MHLGRTTLSKFLIQQLAGMPDASDLGALLVDVAAAVKAIAAMTAKGALGAYLGALDNENVQGEQQKKLDVLADEAIVRSCEWGGLLAGLASEEHEAPLAIPGEFTRGRFLLVYDPLDGSSNTDVNASVGSIFSVLRHQRPEAPQVADYLQPGRQQVAAGYAIYGPATMLVLTVGRGTHGFTLDREIGNFILTHPDLQIPAETSEFAINASNARFWEPPVVRYIGECQAGRAGPRGRDFNTRWIACVVAETHRILMRGGVFLYPRDTKDAAKPGRLRLMYEANPMAWLIEQAGGLASTGRARILDLAPEALHQRVPLILGTRGEVERLERYHLEHDSGGDQPFESPLFNERSLYRAQQPA
- a CDS encoding phosphoribulokinase is translated as MSQRHPIIAITGSSGAGTTTVMKSFAHIFRREGIQAQVVEGDSFHRFDRHEMRARVRAADAGEGPRISHFGPESNLLAELDATFARYAETGGGQVRKYIHDADEAKTLGGEPGSFTPWLDMAPGSDLLFYEGLHGGYVGQGEHAGVDVARHVDLLVGVVPIINLEWIQKLHRDQTLRGYSQEAVVDTILRRMPDYVNHLCPQFSRTHVNFQRVPTVDTSNPFIAKDIPTADESMVVIRFARPKGIDFSYLMAMLHGSWMTRPNSIVVPGGKMGLAMQLIFTPMILRLMDQKKRSM